The Enteractinococcus fodinae genome has a segment encoding these proteins:
- the proB gene encoding glutamate 5-kinase, whose protein sequence is MSTPNLSTPNPVTNRAQLRFARRIVVKIGSSSLTDGQGSVSIPAIDALTRVVGQLYHGGAQVVLVSSGAIAAGFRPLGLEKRPKDLATQQAAAAVGQSRLMAQYSESFWKHSISVAQVLLTAEDLMRRTQYNNAFRSLNRLLNLGIVPVVNENDAVATHEIRFGDNDRLAALVASVVKADALLMLTDVDALYDGPPTEAGARRIANVSADANLSHISVGDSGSAIGTGGMVTKLQAASIATDAGIPTFLTSAENAQAAIDGQDIGTWFASRGERKSARNAWLAHMAVSRGRIMIDDGAVEAITVRRRSLLPAGLIGVTGTFESGDVVEIVNSHGTVVARGLTNYSVTELPAMVGKSTQQLREELGPEYDRVVVHTDDTVIVKQTTLTS, encoded by the coding sequence GTGTCCACGCCCAACCTGTCAACCCCCAACCCGGTCACCAATCGCGCCCAGCTTCGCTTCGCGCGACGCATCGTGGTCAAAATTGGGTCCTCATCGCTAACCGATGGTCAGGGGAGCGTCTCCATCCCTGCGATCGACGCCCTCACGCGCGTGGTCGGTCAGTTGTATCACGGGGGAGCACAAGTTGTTTTAGTCTCCTCTGGTGCGATAGCTGCCGGCTTCAGGCCACTCGGACTGGAGAAACGACCCAAAGACTTAGCCACCCAACAAGCTGCAGCCGCAGTCGGCCAGAGCCGCCTGATGGCCCAGTATTCTGAATCGTTTTGGAAGCACTCCATCAGTGTCGCCCAGGTGTTGCTAACCGCCGAAGATCTTATGCGGCGCACCCAATACAACAACGCGTTTCGTAGCCTCAACCGCCTGCTGAACCTCGGGATCGTGCCGGTGGTCAATGAAAATGACGCGGTGGCCACGCACGAAATTCGGTTCGGCGATAACGATCGCCTTGCCGCGTTAGTCGCCTCGGTCGTCAAAGCCGACGCCCTGTTGATGCTCACCGACGTGGATGCCCTCTATGACGGACCCCCAACCGAGGCCGGGGCACGCCGTATCGCCAACGTTTCAGCCGATGCCAACCTGTCCCATATTTCGGTGGGGGATAGCGGCTCGGCCATCGGCACCGGTGGCATGGTGACAAAGCTCCAAGCGGCCTCGATTGCCACTGATGCTGGCATCCCGACGTTCTTGACATCGGCAGAAAACGCACAAGCCGCTATTGATGGCCAAGACATCGGGACGTGGTTTGCTTCTCGGGGGGAACGGAAATCTGCCCGCAACGCCTGGCTGGCACACATGGCGGTCTCCCGGGGCCGGATCATGATCGATGACGGCGCGGTGGAAGCCATCACTGTTCGACGCCGGTCGCTCTTGCCGGCGGGGCTTATCGGTGTTACGGGGACGTTTGAGTCGGGCGATGTGGTAGAAATCGTGAACTCGCACGGTACTGTGGTGGCCCGCGGGCTGACGAACTACTCGGTGACCGAGCTGCCGGCAATGGTTGGCAAATCCACCCAACAGCTGCGCGAAGAACTCGGCCCAGAATACGATCGCGTTGTGGTGCACACCGATGACACGGTCATCGTGAAGCAGACGACACTGACCAGTTAA
- the rsfS gene encoding ribosome silencing factor — translation MAVPEPTLKALHIASNAAAERQAENISAVDVADRLGITDAFFFASAQTERQVKSIIEEIEDALREQLELKPLRREGQTEGRWVLLDYGHFVIHIQHNEERENYALDRLWSDAPQIDLPQADEPQS, via the coding sequence GTGGCAGTACCCGAACCCACACTCAAGGCGCTACACATCGCCTCCAATGCCGCAGCCGAGCGACAAGCCGAAAACATTTCCGCGGTAGACGTGGCCGACCGGTTGGGCATTACCGACGCGTTCTTTTTTGCATCAGCGCAAACCGAACGACAAGTCAAATCGATTATCGAAGAAATCGAAGATGCACTACGTGAACAGCTTGAGTTGAAGCCGCTACGTCGCGAAGGTCAGACTGAAGGCCGCTGGGTGCTGCTGGATTACGGTCATTTCGTGATTCATATCCAACACAACGAAGAGCGCGAAAACTACGCACTAGACCGTCTCTGGTCTGATGCGCCACAAATTGATCTCCCGCAAGCTGATGAACCACAAAGCTGA
- a CDS encoding glutamate-5-semialdehyde dehydrogenase has protein sequence MTATHQSVTQQIAAITKAARQAQKSLAGASRADKDAALAAMANAIDTNRAKILEANATDLDRGKENNTPAALLDRLQLTDDRIDGLVSALGDLASLPDPIGNVVRGNNLPNGIRLQQVRVPLGVVGAIYEARPNVTVDIAGIGIKSGNAVILRGGSAAETTNGVTIGVLRDALESQGLPADLVQGIDELGREGANALMTYRRGVDVLIPRGGPGLIRAVVENAAVPVIETGAGVGHVYVDASADPQKAVDIVFNSKTHRPSVCNAAETVLIHRDAKDTGIKVLTALQDAGVVLHVDPTAATWVSDAVAATEDDWSTEYLDMEMSVKIVGDIDEAIEHVETYSTRHTEVIVTENLSNADRYIAEVDAAVVMVNASSRFTDGGQFGLGAEIGISTQKLHARGPMGLEELTSTKWILRGDGQIRH, from the coding sequence ATGACCGCTACACACCAGTCCGTGACCCAACAGATCGCAGCGATCACGAAGGCTGCACGTCAAGCCCAGAAGTCCTTAGCCGGCGCATCACGTGCCGACAAAGACGCCGCTTTGGCGGCCATGGCCAATGCCATCGACACCAACCGGGCAAAAATCTTAGAAGCCAACGCAACCGATCTTGACCGCGGCAAGGAGAATAACACTCCGGCCGCGCTCCTGGATCGTCTGCAGCTCACCGATGACCGCATTGACGGGTTGGTGTCTGCCCTGGGGGATCTAGCCAGCTTGCCGGATCCGATCGGGAACGTGGTCCGCGGCAACAACTTGCCCAACGGTATCCGCCTGCAGCAGGTGCGCGTTCCGCTGGGGGTCGTCGGAGCGATCTATGAAGCCCGCCCGAATGTCACCGTTGACATCGCCGGGATCGGCATCAAATCCGGCAACGCTGTCATTTTGCGCGGCGGCTCGGCAGCAGAAACCACCAACGGGGTGACCATCGGGGTGCTGCGCGACGCGCTGGAAAGCCAAGGACTCCCCGCCGACCTCGTTCAGGGGATTGATGAGCTGGGTCGCGAAGGTGCCAATGCGCTGATGACCTACCGCCGCGGTGTCGATGTGCTCATCCCTCGTGGCGGCCCGGGCCTGATCCGTGCGGTCGTTGAAAACGCCGCCGTACCCGTCATCGAGACCGGCGCCGGCGTTGGTCACGTCTATGTGGACGCCTCCGCCGATCCGCAAAAGGCCGTCGACATTGTCTTCAACTCCAAGACACACCGGCCATCGGTATGCAACGCGGCCGAAACCGTTTTGATTCATCGCGATGCGAAAGACACCGGTATCAAAGTACTGACAGCCCTCCAGGACGCTGGAGTGGTGTTACACGTGGATCCCACGGCAGCGACCTGGGTCTCTGATGCGGTAGCGGCCACCGAAGACGACTGGTCCACCGAATACCTCGACATGGAAATGTCAGTCAAGATCGTGGGTGACATCGACGAGGCCATCGAGCACGTGGAAACCTACTCGACGCGTCACACCGAGGTCATCGTCACCGAAAATCTCTCCAACGCCGACCGGTACATCGCTGAGGTTGATGCAGCAGTCGTGATGGTGAACGCCTCCTCGCGCTTCACCGACGGTGGACAGTTCGGCTTGGGCGCTGAAATCGGCATTTCGACCCAGAAACTGCACGCCCGCGGCCCCATGGGTCTAGAAGAACTCACCTCGACCAAATGGATCCTGCGCGGCGACGGACAAATCCGACACTAG
- the nadD gene encoding nicotinate-nucleotide adenylyltransferase: MGGTFDPIHHGHLVAASEVAAEFDLDEVVFVPTGRPWQKSGRDVSPQEHRYLMTVIATASNPRFSVSRVDIDRGGQTYTADTLDDIQTLRPDADLFFITGADAMEQIMTWKNVDQLWGKAHFVGVSRPGHELTDFGLSEEVSLMEIPAMAISSTDCRERVAEGKPVWYLVPDGVVQYIGKYGLYIDPNGRIARPNTTPQTPVSLNNRPEEADE, translated from the coding sequence ATGGGAGGCACTTTCGACCCCATTCACCACGGACACCTCGTGGCTGCAAGTGAGGTCGCTGCAGAGTTTGATCTTGACGAAGTCGTTTTCGTGCCGACCGGCCGACCCTGGCAAAAATCGGGCCGAGACGTCTCACCCCAAGAACATCGCTACTTGATGACCGTGATCGCCACCGCGTCGAACCCTCGGTTCTCGGTATCTCGAGTTGATATCGACCGCGGCGGCCAAACCTACACGGCCGACACGTTGGACGATATCCAAACGTTGCGCCCCGATGCAGACTTATTCTTCATCACCGGCGCAGATGCGATGGAACAAATCATGACCTGGAAAAACGTCGACCAGCTGTGGGGTAAAGCCCACTTCGTTGGGGTCTCGCGGCCAGGTCATGAACTCACCGACTTCGGCCTGTCCGAAGAGGTTTCCCTGATGGAAATCCCCGCGATGGCGATCTCGTCGACTGACTGTCGGGAACGCGTCGCCGAGGGCAAGCCTGTCTGGTATCTGGTGCCCGATGGGGTGGTGCAATACATTGGCAAGTACGGTCTGTATATCGATCCCAATGGAAGAATTGCGCGACCGAACACGACACCGCAAACGCCCGTATCACTGAACAACCGACCGGAGGAAGCCGATGAGTAA